One genomic segment of Parus major isolate Abel chromosome 10, Parus_major1.1, whole genome shotgun sequence includes these proteins:
- the ARPP19 gene encoding cAMP-regulated phosphoprotein 19 isoform X2: MEDKVLSPEKAEEAKLKARYPHLGQKPGGSDFLRKRLQKGQKYFDSGDYNMAKAKMKNKQLPTAAPDKTEVTGDHIPTPQDLPQRKPSLVASKLAG; encoded by the exons ATGGAGGATAAGGTGTTAAGTCCAGAAAAAGCCGAAGAAGCAAAATTGAAAGCAAGATACCCTCATCTGGGCCAGAAGCCAGGAGGCTCAGACTTCTTGAGGAAGAGGCTTCAGAAAGGA CAAAAATACTTTGATTCTGGTGATTACAACATGGCTAAAGCAAAGATGAAGAATAAGCAACTGCCTACTGCAGCTCCTGACAAGACAGAAGTCACTGGTGACCATATTCCTACTCCACAGGATCTTCCACAGCGGAAACCATCTCTTGTTGCTAGCAAGCTGGCTGGCTGA